One genomic region from Gadus morhua chromosome 9, gadMor3.0, whole genome shotgun sequence encodes:
- the LOC115550552 gene encoding olfactomedin-4, which yields MYLATILQLFTLHITFHQVAYALDACICEFENAEKPFPHNNLDAVERGAVKCNQEVNPQKAREFDGLLLALEQRLPELVAVVSELEQENDGDLYGAITLQVIHNDMAEIQQLVNRLNSTHLGFRQQNSDVSETLQSIKEEMQQLEAFDTMQTVRREKTNNRLTRDLDHCKNGRHLIPTVNPSHGGGPRLVNVTGPRVYTAGEYPGSYKFGSWGRDPKPDAGKENWYWRVILTTSNIYAHYVRRYTTLSALIVGISTPGNVQISPSNPTTNTIQGPSAVLYGEALYYNCYKEAAVCRFNLTSKTVQSTMLPEGTRVNSKGNYCHLEACYPYTDLDLATDENGVWVVYTTTQDRGNLVLARVEVEDGRPVLGETWHTSVYKNSATNSFVAFGVLYATRYVSPEVEEIFYSLDTATGVERFDVGMHISKMSNHIYSLNYSPVDQMIHVYGEGFMTSYKAKFE from the exons ATGTATCTTGCTACGATTCTCCAACTCTTCACGCTGCACATTACTTTTCATCAG GTGGCCTATGCCTTAGACGCTTGTATTTGTGAGTTTGAGAATGCAGAGAAACCGTTTCCTCACAACAATCTCGACGCTGTGGAGCGAGGCGCTGTGAAATGTAACCAGGAAGTCAATCCACAGAAG GCCCGGGAGTTTGATGGTCTGCTGTTGGCACTGGAGCAGCGCTTGCCCGAGCTGGTGGCTGTGGTGTCtgagctggagcaggagaacGATGGGGATCTGTATGGGGCCATCACCCTGCAGGTCATCCACAACGACATGGCTGAGATCCAGCAGCTCGTGAACAGGCTCAACAGCACCCACCTCGGGTTTAGGCAACAAAACAGCGACGTGTCTGAGACG CTGCAATCTATAAAAGAAGAGATGCAGCAGTTGGAAGCGTTTGACACCATGCAGacggtgaggagagagaagaccaACAACCGTCTCACCAGAGACCTGGACCACTGCAAGAATGGACGCCACCTTATTCCCACAGTCAATCCTTCACATG GTGGCGGTCCTCGACTTGTCAACGTGACGGGCCCGAGGGTCTACACAGCAGGAGAATACCCAGGCTCTTACAAGTTCGGATCCTGGGGTCGTGACCCCAAACCAGACGCTGGGAAGGAGAATTGGTATTGGCGTGTGATTCTGACCACCAGCAACATATACGCCCATTATGTGCGACGCTACACCACTCTGAGCGCCCTGATAGTCGGGATCAGCACTCCAG GCAATGTCCAGATCAGCCCCAGTAACCCAACCACCAACACTATCCAGGGGCCGAGCGCTGTGCTTTATGGAGAAGCGCTGTACTATAACTGCTACAAAGAGGCGGCCGTCTGTAGGTTCAACCTCACCAGCAAGACTGTTCAATCCACAATGCTGCCCGAAGGAACCAG GGTCAACTCCAAAGGCAACTACTGCCACCTCGAAGCCTGCTACCCGTACACAGACCTGGACCTGGCCACCGACGAGAACGGCGTCTGGGTGGTCTACACTACCACCCAGGACCGCGGCAACCTGGTGCTGGCCCGGGTGGAGGTAGAAGACGGACGGCCCGTGCTGGGTGAAACCTGGCACACGTCGGTCTACAAGAATTCGGCGACCAATAGCTTCGTGGCGTTTGGCGTCCTCTACGCCACACGCTACGTCAGcccggaggtggaggagatctTCTACTCTTTGGACACCGCCACGGGTGTGGAGAGGTTCGACGTCGGCATGCACATCAGCAAAATGTCCAACCATATCTATTCGCTGAACTACAGCCCAGTGGATCAAATGATACATGTCTATGGGGAAGGGTTTATGACCTCCTACAAGGCTAAGTTTGAGTAG